A window from Chrysemys picta bellii isolate R12L10 chromosome 2, ASM1138683v2, whole genome shotgun sequence encodes these proteins:
- the LOC135981517 gene encoding uncharacterized protein LOC135981517 has translation MQSSPAVMAVQSVNRKRAPAWTDREVLDLIAVWGDESVLSELRSKRRNAKMYEKISKDMAERGYSRDATQCRVKIKELRQGYQKTKEANGHSGSHPQTSRFYEALHSILGAAATTTPPVTVDSEDGVVSTAGSSDMLGDVEDEEGDEEGEAVGSAHNADFPDSQDLFITLTEIPYEASPAITPDTESGEGSATPSATVSQPSLESHSQRLARIRRRKRRTREDMFSELMACSQAQAAQQTQWRENLTRMHQANMDREERWRQEDQQATQTLLGLLREQTDTLRRLVDVLQKRRQEDRAPLQSIYNRPPLPPSPIPTSPKVQRRRGGRVPANSHSTPAESSSSRRLSFPKI, from the exons atgcagagctctccagcagtgatggccgtgcagtctgtgaatagaaagagggccccagcatggactgatcgggaagtcttggatctcatcgctgtgtggggcgatgagtccgtgctttccgagctgcgatccaaaagacggaatgcaaagatgtacgagaagatctctaaagacatggcagagagaggatacagccgggatgcaacgcagtgccgcgtgaaaatcaaggagctgagacaaggctaccagaagaccaaagaggcaaacggacactccggatcccatccccagacatcccgtttctacgaggcactgcattccatcctcggtgcggccgccaccactaccccaccagtgacggtggactctgaggatggggtagtgtccacggccggttcctcggacatgttaggggacgtggaagatgaggaaggagatgaggagggcgaggcagtcggcagcgctcacaacgctgatttccccgacagccaggatctcttcatcacccttacagagattcCCTACGAAGCGTcaccagccattaccccggacacagaatctggtgaaggatcagcca ccccatctgcgactgtctcacaacctagcctggaatcacactcccagaggctagcgcggattaggcgtaggaagaggaggacacgggaggacatgttctctgagcttatggcctgttcccaagcccaggcagcacagcagacccagtggcgggagaacttgacccgaatgcaccaagccaacatggatcgggaggagaggtggcggcaggaagaccagcaggcgactcaaacgctgcttggactactgagggagcaaacggacacgctccggcgccttgtggatgttctgcagaaacggaggcaggaggacagagccccgctgcagtccatctataaccgccctcccctgccaccaagtcccatacccacctcacccaaagtgcaaagaaggagaggcggcagagtccctgctaactctcactccacccctgcagagagctctagtagcagaaggctctcgtttcccaaaatttga